From the genome of Bacteroides sp. MSB163, one region includes:
- a CDS encoding cupin domain-containing protein — translation MKKTRSNTFILEKEIAWEPAGEGVVRQIMGYDGQVMLVKVKFEQGAIGTPHTHYHTQTTYVASGKFEFTVNGEKQIVETGDGVYIEPDAEHGCVCLEAGILIDCFSPMRADFLKR, via the coding sequence ATGAAAAAGACAAGAAGTAACACTTTCATTCTTGAAAAAGAAATCGCATGGGAACCGGCAGGCGAAGGAGTAGTACGCCAAATAATGGGCTACGACGGGCAAGTGATGCTGGTTAAAGTAAAATTCGAGCAAGGTGCCATCGGTACACCACACACCCACTACCATACACAAACCACCTATGTGGCAAGCGGTAAATTTGAGTTTACCGTGAACGGTGAAAAACAAATTGTAGAAACCGGAGACGGCGTCTACATTGAACCGGATGCGGAACACGGGTGCGTATGCCTGGAAGCTGGTATCCTGATAGATTGTTTCAGCCCCATGAGAGCGGATTTTCTGAAGCGCTAA
- a CDS encoding pectinesterase family protein → MKHKLTLLLGLFFLLSAFKADKPLITIFMIGDSTMANKPLTGGNPERGWGQMLPGYLSEEIRVDNHAVNGRSSKSFIDEGRWEKVISQVKKGDYVFIQFGHNDEKSDPKRYTAPGSTFDENLKRFVNETRAKGGIPVLFNSIVRRNFGTANGNAVAQAISQDDIQKGVNPDAKREASEQPAATEGDKLIDTHGAYLDSPRNVAKELGVAFVDMNKITHDLVEGMGPVDSRKLFMWVPANQVAALPKGREDNTHLNVYGGRVVAGLAMDAIAKEVPELAKYVRHYDFVVAQDGSGDFLTVQEAIDAVPDFRKNIRTTILVRKGVYKEKIVIPESKINISLIGQDGAVLSYDDYAQKKNCFGEEKGTSGSSSCYIYAPDFYAENITFENSSGPVGQAVACFVSADRAYFKNCRFLGSQDTLYTYGKNCRQYYEDCYVEGTVDFIFGWSTAVFNRCHIHSKRGGYVTAPSTDQGQKYGYVFYDCRLTADDGVRDVSLSRPWRPYAQAVFIRCNLGKHISPAGWNNWGNKEAEKTVFYAEYESTGEGANPKARVPYSRQLKNLKGYEMETVLAGDDGWNPVKNGDELLSIKR, encoded by the coding sequence ATGAAACACAAGTTGACATTATTGCTGGGGTTGTTTTTCCTGCTCTCGGCTTTCAAGGCTGACAAGCCTTTGATTACGATTTTCATGATTGGAGACTCCACTATGGCGAATAAGCCATTGACAGGTGGAAACCCCGAACGCGGCTGGGGACAGATGTTGCCCGGCTATCTTTCCGAGGAAATCCGTGTAGACAATCATGCTGTGAATGGACGTAGTTCCAAGAGTTTTATTGACGAGGGACGGTGGGAAAAGGTAATCTCACAGGTGAAGAAAGGGGACTATGTATTTATTCAGTTCGGACATAACGATGAGAAGTCCGATCCGAAACGGTATACGGCTCCGGGAAGTACTTTTGATGAGAACCTGAAACGTTTTGTAAACGAAACCCGTGCCAAAGGCGGTATTCCCGTTTTGTTTAACTCCATTGTACGCCGTAACTTCGGTACGGCAAATGGGAATGCAGTGGCTCAGGCTATTAGTCAGGATGATATACAGAAAGGAGTGAACCCGGATGCAAAGCGGGAGGCTTCGGAGCAGCCTGCTGCTACTGAAGGTGACAAGCTAATTGATACACACGGTGCTTATCTGGATTCTCCGCGGAATGTAGCGAAAGAATTGGGTGTGGCTTTTGTGGATATGAATAAGATTACGCATGACCTTGTAGAGGGCATGGGGCCGGTAGACTCCCGGAAATTATTTATGTGGGTACCTGCCAATCAGGTCGCCGCGTTGCCGAAGGGGCGCGAAGATAACACTCATCTGAATGTTTATGGCGGGCGTGTTGTGGCCGGTTTGGCTATGGATGCCATTGCTAAGGAAGTGCCGGAACTGGCTAAGTATGTTCGGCACTATGATTTTGTAGTGGCGCAGGATGGTAGCGGAGATTTCCTTACCGTGCAGGAGGCTATTGATGCTGTTCCTGATTTCCGCAAGAATATCCGTACTACGATACTGGTGCGTAAAGGTGTGTATAAAGAGAAGATTGTGATACCGGAAAGTAAGATCAATATTTCCCTGATAGGTCAGGACGGGGCAGTGCTTTCGTATGATGATTATGCGCAGAAGAAAAACTGCTTTGGCGAAGAAAAGGGAACCTCCGGTTCGTCTTCCTGTTATATTTATGCTCCTGATTTTTATGCTGAGAATATTACGTTTGAGAACTCTTCCGGTCCGGTAGGACAGGCGGTAGCCTGTTTTGTAAGTGCCGATCGCGCTTATTTCAAGAATTGCCGTTTCCTTGGCTCTCAGGATACCCTTTATACGTATGGGAAAAATTGCCGTCAGTACTATGAAGATTGCTACGTAGAAGGTACGGTAGACTTCATATTCGGCTGGTCTACGGCTGTCTTTAATCGTTGTCATATCCATAGTAAAAGAGGTGGTTATGTCACTGCACCTTCTACGGATCAGGGACAGAAATATGGCTACGTATTTTATGATTGTCGTCTGACTGCGGATGACGGTGTACGGGATGTATCTCTTTCACGTCCCTGGCGTCCGTATGCACAGGCTGTGTTTATCCGTTGCAATCTAGGTAAACACATCTCTCCTGCCGGATGGAATAACTGGGGAAATAAAGAAGCGGAAAAGACCGTTTTCTATGCAGAATATGAAAGCACGGGTGAGGGTGCCAACCCCAAAGCGCGTGTTCCTTATTCCCGTCAGTTGAAGAACCTCAAAGGGTATGAGATGGAAACCGTGCTTGCCGGAGATGACGGGTGGAATCCGGTGAAAAATGGGGATGAACTGCTAAGTATAAAGCGTTGA
- a CDS encoding pectinesterase family protein has protein sequence MNNLLCKTFVMGALICSTQLSAQKVSDKQPWSVRMVESEMIRCPESWQLDFQPKLKWDYCHGLELQAMLDVYDTYGDQKMFDYALAYADTMIHKDGSIETYKLHEYNIDRLNSGKFLFRIYEQTKDEKYKKAIDLLRSQLDTHPRNEDGGFWHKKVYPNQMWLDGLYMGAPFYAEYAFRNNRVQDYKDIVNQFITVARHTYDPKNGLYRHACDVSRKERWADPVTGQSQHSWGRAMGWYAMAFVDALDFIPKHEAGRDSMLVILNNIAAQVKRIQDPKTGLWYQVLDKSGEKGNYVESSCSTMFVYALFKAVRKGYIDKSYLKVALKGYQGILDNFIEVDKDGVVTITRACAVAGLGGKNYRMGDYTYYINETIRSNDPKAVGPFIMASLEWERLRLPLSAQSQYKDTIVVARDGSGDYRTLTEAMEGIRAFMDYKVTVLIKNGTYKEKAIIPSWVQNVDFIGESVENTIITYDDHANINKMGTFRTYTVKVQGNNITFKNLTIENNAARLGQAVALHTEGDKLVFINCRLLGNQDTIYTGAAGTRLYFVDCYIEGTTDFIFGPSTALFENCEIRSKTNSYVTAASTPEDIAVGYVFKNCKLTANPGVDKVYLGRPWRPYAATVFINCEMGKHIRPEGWHNWGKAENEKTARYAEYNSMGEGAAAAGRVKWAKQLTKKEAAQYDDLNYIYRMCSDWKPEN, from the coding sequence ATGAACAATCTGCTTTGTAAAACTTTTGTGATGGGAGCGCTGATTTGCTCCACTCAGTTGTCTGCTCAGAAAGTAAGTGATAAGCAACCGTGGTCGGTACGTATGGTAGAATCGGAGATGATCCGCTGCCCGGAATCCTGGCAACTGGATTTCCAGCCGAAACTGAAATGGGATTATTGTCATGGGCTGGAATTGCAAGCCATGCTGGATGTGTATGATACGTATGGAGATCAGAAGATGTTTGACTATGCGCTGGCTTATGCGGACACTATGATACACAAGGACGGAAGTATCGAGACCTATAAACTGCATGAATACAATATCGACCGCTTGAATTCAGGTAAATTCCTGTTCCGCATCTACGAACAGACGAAAGATGAAAAATATAAGAAAGCTATCGACTTATTGCGTAGTCAGCTTGATACTCATCCACGTAATGAGGACGGCGGTTTCTGGCATAAGAAAGTATATCCGAATCAGATGTGGTTGGATGGTCTTTATATGGGAGCGCCTTTCTATGCTGAATATGCTTTCCGCAATAATCGTGTGCAGGATTATAAAGATATTGTGAACCAGTTTATTACAGTGGCACGCCATACGTATGATCCGAAGAACGGGCTTTATCGCCATGCCTGTGATGTAAGTCGGAAGGAACGTTGGGCAGATCCCGTTACCGGACAGTCGCAACATAGCTGGGGACGTGCTATGGGATGGTATGCAATGGCATTTGTAGATGCACTGGACTTTATTCCGAAACATGAGGCAGGACGTGATTCCATGCTTGTTATCCTTAATAATATTGCCGCACAGGTGAAGCGCATACAAGATCCGAAGACCGGATTATGGTATCAGGTGCTGGATAAGAGTGGTGAGAAAGGGAATTATGTAGAGTCTTCCTGTTCTACTATGTTTGTTTATGCCCTGTTCAAAGCTGTTCGTAAAGGATATATTGATAAATCGTATCTGAAAGTGGCTCTCAAGGGATACCAAGGCATTCTTGATAACTTCATAGAAGTAGATAAAGACGGTGTGGTGACTATTACCAGAGCATGTGCGGTTGCCGGTCTGGGTGGCAAAAACTACCGTATGGGAGATTACACCTATTATATAAATGAGACAATCCGCAGCAACGATCCCAAGGCAGTAGGTCCGTTTATCATGGCAAGTTTGGAGTGGGAGCGTCTGCGGTTGCCGTTATCGGCACAGTCCCAATATAAAGATACAATTGTGGTGGCCCGTGATGGTTCGGGAGACTATCGCACGTTGACGGAAGCTATGGAAGGCATTCGTGCTTTTATGGATTACAAGGTTACAGTGCTGATAAAGAATGGAACGTATAAGGAAAAAGCGATAATTCCTTCTTGGGTGCAGAATGTAGATTTCATCGGTGAAAGTGTGGAGAATACGATTATCACGTATGATGACCATGCCAACATTAATAAGATGGGTACTTTCCGTACCTATACTGTAAAAGTGCAGGGAAACAATATTACCTTCAAAAACCTGACCATAGAAAACAATGCTGCCAGACTGGGACAAGCGGTTGCCCTTCACACGGAAGGGGATAAACTGGTATTTATCAACTGCCGTTTGCTGGGAAATCAGGATACCATTTATACAGGTGCTGCAGGTACACGCCTTTATTTCGTAGATTGCTACATTGAAGGAACTACCGACTTTATTTTCGGTCCTTCTACCGCTTTGTTTGAGAACTGCGAAATCCGTAGCAAAACAAATTCATACGTGACGGCAGCTTCTACACCCGAAGACATTGCAGTGGGTTATGTCTTTAAGAATTGCAAACTGACGGCCAATCCGGGTGTGGATAAGGTTTATCTGGGGCGTCCCTGGCGTCCGTATGCCGCTACCGTATTCATCAATTGTGAGATGGGTAAACATATTCGTCCCGAAGGATGGCATAATTGGGGAAAAGCGGAAAACGAGAAGACAGCCCGCTATGCTGAATATAATAGTATGGGAGAAGGTGCTGCGGCAGCCGGTCGGGTAAAATGGGCGAAGCAGCTGACCAAGAAAGAAGCTGCCCAATACGATGACCTGAATTACATCTATCGGATGTGTAGCGACTGGAAACCTGAAAATTAA
- a CDS encoding acetylxylan esterase yields the protein MMIKNLFVLLLALILSLSFASAENYPYRSDVLWVTVPNHADWIYKTGEKATVEVQFYKYGIPQDGVTVSYEIGGDMMPAETSGSVTLKQGKAVIPIGTMKEPGFRDCRMTAIVDGKSYKHHVKVGFSPEKIKPYTQMPKDFKEFWENNKAEAAKYPLTYTKELAKEYCTDKVDCYLVKLMLNSRGQSIYGYLFYPKNATKGSCPVVLCPPGAGIKTIKEPLRHKYYAEEGCIRFEIEIHGLNPTMTAEEFKEISNAFNGRENGYLNNGLENRDNYYMKRVYLGCVRSIDLLTSLPEWDGKNVIVQGGSQGGALALITTGLDPRVTACVANHPALSDMAGYKAGRAGGYPHFFRTEGMDTPEKLKTMAYYDVVNFARLIKVPTYITWGYNDDVCPPTTSYAVYNTLDCPKEALITPINEHWTSNDTEYGQLQWILKHLK from the coding sequence ATGATGATAAAGAATTTATTTGTATTACTGCTCGCTCTGATATTGTCGCTATCGTTTGCATCCGCGGAGAATTATCCGTACCGGAGCGATGTCCTTTGGGTGACCGTACCCAATCATGCTGACTGGATTTATAAAACCGGAGAAAAGGCTACGGTTGAAGTTCAGTTCTATAAATATGGTATTCCGCAGGATGGAGTGACCGTATCATACGAGATAGGCGGAGATATGATGCCTGCCGAAACTTCCGGCTCTGTCACCTTGAAGCAAGGTAAGGCTGTAATTCCCATCGGAACCATGAAGGAACCGGGATTTCGCGATTGCCGGATGACGGCAATTGTGGATGGAAAGAGCTATAAGCATCACGTAAAAGTCGGTTTCTCACCGGAGAAGATTAAGCCTTATACGCAGATGCCGAAGGACTTTAAAGAATTCTGGGAAAACAACAAAGCGGAGGCTGCCAAATATCCGTTGACTTATACGAAGGAACTGGCAAAGGAATATTGTACCGACAAGGTGGATTGCTATCTTGTTAAGCTGATGTTGAATAGTCGCGGACAGAGCATTTACGGTTATTTGTTCTATCCGAAGAATGCAACAAAAGGCTCTTGTCCGGTAGTGCTTTGCCCACCGGGTGCCGGAATTAAGACAATCAAGGAGCCTTTGCGCCATAAATATTATGCAGAAGAGGGATGTATCCGTTTTGAGATCGAGATACACGGGCTGAACCCGACGATGACAGCGGAAGAATTCAAGGAAATCAGCAACGCTTTCAACGGCAGAGAGAACGGCTATCTGAATAATGGACTTGAGAACCGTGACAACTATTATATGAAACGTGTGTATCTGGGTTGTGTGCGTAGCATCGACCTTCTGACTTCCTTGCCCGAATGGGATGGTAAGAATGTAATTGTCCAGGGCGGTAGCCAGGGAGGAGCTTTAGCTTTGATTACGACCGGTTTGGATCCTCGTGTAACAGCTTGTGTAGCCAATCACCCCGCTTTGAGTGATATGGCAGGGTATAAAGCAGGGCGTGCCGGAGGATATCCCCACTTTTTCCGTACCGAAGGGATGGATACGCCGGAGAAGTTGAAAACGATGGCATATTATGATGTAGTGAACTTCGCCCGTCTGATAAAGGTTCCTACTTATATTACCTGGGGATACAATGACGATGTTTGTCCGCCGACCACCAGCTATGCCGTTTATAATACGCTGGATTGTCCGAAGGAAGCATTGATCACCCCGATTAATGAACACTGGACTTCCAATGATACGGAATACGGGCAGTTGCAGTGGATATTGAAGCATCTGAAATAA